From the Clostridium sp. Marseille-P299 genome, one window contains:
- the pgeF gene encoding peptidoglycan editing factor PgeF, with product MADKVINEFTILANVESTPYLKFPVLEQFDFIKHGFSTKLGGVSKGIYESMNLGFHRGDEDSNVRENYERICNSIGIRANDLVFTDQVHKANVRVATKDDLGKGIIRPRDYKEIDGHITNEPGVPLLVFAADCVPIYFVDPVKKAIGVTHSGWRGTVQKIGKVTVKEMETNYGSNPKDIVAVIGPCICKDCYEVSKDVADAFAKEFNQQEVDAFLEAKPDGKYQLDLWEANRLILLDAGLTKEHITVSAVCTMCNSDLLYSHRKSGDKRGSLAGFLSIND from the coding sequence ATGGCAGATAAAGTAATCAATGAATTTACCATCCTGGCAAATGTAGAGTCTACCCCTTATCTAAAGTTTCCTGTATTAGAACAGTTTGATTTTATTAAACATGGTTTTTCCACAAAGCTTGGAGGCGTTAGTAAAGGAATATATGAGTCTATGAACCTTGGTTTTCATCGAGGAGATGAAGATAGTAACGTTAGAGAAAACTATGAACGTATTTGTAATAGCATCGGTATTCGTGCAAATGATTTAGTTTTTACAGATCAAGTGCATAAAGCAAATGTTCGAGTTGCTACAAAAGATGACCTAGGGAAAGGAATCATTCGTCCAAGAGATTATAAAGAAATTGATGGACACATTACAAATGAACCAGGGGTTCCTTTGCTTGTGTTTGCGGCAGACTGTGTTCCAATATATTTTGTCGACCCAGTAAAGAAAGCGATTGGGGTAACACATTCCGGTTGGAGAGGTACTGTACAAAAGATTGGTAAAGTTACTGTAAAAGAGATGGAAACAAACTATGGCAGTAATCCAAAAGATATTGTTGCAGTAATTGGCCCTTGTATTTGCAAGGATTGTTATGAAGTAAGTAAAGATGTTGCAGATGCTTTTGCAAAGGAATTTAATCAACAAGAAGTGGATGCTTTTTTAGAAGCAAAGCCAGACGGTAAGTATCAACTTGATCTATGGGAAGCCAATCGTTTGATTTTACTGGATGCAGGATTAACGAAGGAACACATTACAGTTTCAGCTGTTTGTACTATGTGCAATTCAGATTTATTATATTCCCACCGTAAAAGTGGTGATAAACGAGGAAGTTTAGCTGGATTTTTATCAATCAATGATTAA
- the leuS gene encoding leucine--tRNA ligase, with translation MINAYSPKDIEKKWQDIWDNEKAFKVENDFTKPKYYALVEFPYPSGQGLHVGHPRPYTALDIIARKRRMQGYNVLYPMGWDAFGLPTENYAIKNQIHPKVVTENNVAHFKSQLKALGYSFDWDREINTTDPSYYKWTQWIFLKLFEKGLAYKSEMPINWCTSCKVGLANEEVVNGVCERCGSEVVRKVKSQWMLKITEYAEKLIEDLDLVDYIDKVKVSQKNWIGRSVGAEVDFKLANKDDKLTVFTTRPDTLFGATYMVISPEHPYIDKYKDEVKNWDAILEYRDFASKKSDFERTELVKEKTGVVLEGITAINPATGKEIPIWISDYVLMTYGTGAIMAVPAHDERDWDFAKKFNLPIVEVVGGGSVEEAAYTNTDTGVMVNSDFLNGLEVADAKEKMIAWLEEKGIGKKKVNYKLRDWVFSRQRYWGEPIPLVHCDKCGYVAIPESELPLMLPEVDSYQPTDNGESPLATMTDWVETTCPCCGGKAHRETDTMPQWAGSSWYFLRYIDPHNDEAFASKEAIDYWMPVDWYNGGMEHTTLHLLYSRFWHKFLYDLGLVSTPEPYQKRTSHGMILGENNEKMSKSRGNVINPDDIINEFGADTLRAYEMFIGAFELSASWSNEGVKGCRRFLDRVWKLQDMLVDGDEYSKELETRMHQTIKKVTLDYENLKFNTAIAAMMSLVNDFYRVGSVTKAEFATLLILLNPVVPHITEELWQAIGKEGRVYQATWPEYDEAKTVEDTIEIAVQVNGKVKATIAVGREDEQDAVREKVMALETISSLVDGKTIVKEIYVKGRIYNIVVK, from the coding sequence ATGATAAACGCATATTCACCAAAAGACATTGAAAAAAAATGGCAAGATATTTGGGACAATGAAAAGGCATTTAAGGTTGAAAATGATTTTACAAAACCTAAATATTATGCTTTAGTAGAATTCCCATATCCATCTGGTCAAGGACTTCATGTAGGTCATCCAAGACCTTATACTGCACTTGATATTATTGCTAGAAAACGTAGAATGCAAGGATACAATGTGCTTTATCCGATGGGATGGGATGCATTTGGTCTTCCAACTGAAAATTATGCGATTAAAAATCAAATACATCCAAAGGTAGTTACTGAAAATAACGTAGCTCATTTTAAAAGCCAATTAAAAGCACTTGGATATTCTTTTGACTGGGATCGTGAAATTAATACTACAGATCCAAGTTATTATAAATGGACACAATGGATTTTCTTAAAGTTATTTGAAAAAGGACTTGCTTATAAATCTGAAATGCCAATTAACTGGTGTACTTCTTGTAAAGTAGGTTTAGCAAATGAAGAAGTTGTTAATGGTGTTTGTGAACGTTGTGGTAGCGAAGTAGTTCGTAAAGTTAAGAGTCAGTGGATGTTAAAAATCACAGAATATGCTGAGAAATTAATTGAAGACTTAGATCTTGTTGATTATATTGATAAGGTAAAAGTTTCTCAAAAGAACTGGATTGGTCGTTCTGTAGGTGCTGAAGTAGATTTCAAACTTGCGAATAAGGATGATAAATTAACAGTATTTACAACAAGACCAGATACATTATTTGGTGCAACATATATGGTTATTTCACCAGAACATCCATATATTGATAAATATAAAGATGAAGTTAAAAACTGGGATGCAATTCTTGAATATCGTGATTTTGCATCTAAAAAATCTGATTTCGAACGTACAGAATTAGTAAAAGAAAAAACTGGCGTTGTATTAGAAGGAATTACAGCAATTAACCCAGCTACTGGAAAAGAAATTCCAATTTGGATTTCAGATTACGTTTTAATGACTTATGGTACAGGTGCTATTATGGCGGTTCCTGCTCATGATGAAAGAGACTGGGATTTTGCAAAGAAATTTAACCTTCCTATTGTTGAAGTTGTAGGTGGCGGTTCTGTAGAAGAGGCAGCATATACAAATACAGACACTGGAGTTATGGTTAATTCCGATTTCTTAAATGGTCTTGAAGTAGCAGATGCAAAAGAAAAAATGATTGCATGGCTTGAAGAAAAGGGCATTGGCAAGAAGAAAGTAAACTATAAATTAAGAGACTGGGTATTCTCACGTCAAAGATATTGGGGTGAACCAATTCCTCTAGTTCATTGTGATAAATGTGGTTATGTAGCAATTCCTGAAAGTGAATTACCTTTAATGCTTCCAGAAGTTGATAGCTACCAACCAACGGATAATGGAGAATCTCCACTTGCTACAATGACAGATTGGGTAGAAACTACTTGCCCATGTTGTGGTGGTAAGGCACACAGAGAAACAGATACAATGCCTCAATGGGCTGGTTCTTCTTGGTATTTCTTACGTTATATTGACCCACATAATGACGAAGCATTTGCAAGTAAAGAAGCAATTGATTACTGGATGCCAGTTGATTGGTATAATGGTGGTATGGAACATACAACACTACATTTACTTTATTCTCGTTTCTGGCATAAATTCCTTTATGATTTAGGACTTGTTAGCACTCCAGAACCATATCAAAAGAGAACTTCTCATGGTATGATTTTAGGTGAAAATAATGAGAAGATGTCTAAATCTAGAGGAAATGTTATCAACCCAGATGATATTATTAATGAATTTGGTGCAGATACACTTCGTGCTTATGAAATGTTCATTGGTGCATTTGAATTAAGTGCATCATGGTCAAATGAAGGTGTTAAAGGTTGTAGACGTTTCTTAGACCGTGTATGGAAACTTCAAGATATGTTAGTAGATGGTGATGAGTATTCTAAGGAATTAGAAACTAGAATGCACCAAACTATTAAGAAGGTAACTCTTGATTATGAAAATCTTAAATTTAATACAGCGATTGCTGCAATGATGTCTTTAGTAAATGATTTTTACCGTGTTGGTAGCGTTACAAAAGCTGAATTTGCAACATTATTAATCTTATTAAATCCTGTTGTTCCTCATATCACAGAAGAATTATGGCAGGCAATTGGTAAGGAAGGACGTGTTTATCAAGCAACATGGCCAGAATATGATGAAGCAAAAACTGTAGAAGATACCATTGAAATTGCTGTACAGGTAAATGGTAAAGTAAAAGCAACTATCGCTGTAGGTAGAGAAGATGAACAAGATGCTGTTCGTGAAAAAGTAATGGCACTTGAAACTATTTCTTCTCTTGTAGACGGTAAGACAATTGTAAAAGAAATCTACGTAAAAGGTAGAATTTATAATATCGTTGTTAAATAA
- a CDS encoding sugar transferase, with product MEQNNFNKQIVLPENMEAYLIQKRKYFIVKRVFDIMLSILALIILWPIFLATIIAIKLDSKGKIFFLQQRTGKNGKVFTIYKFRSMHEGAESKKADLSDLNEMDGPVFKISKDPRITKVGRFIRKYSIDELPQLLNILRGDMSIVGPRPLVTSETANFNEYENIRHLIKPGLSCYWQIGGRNTLSFEEWMYLDLKYITEMCLKIDLIIILKTFKVVIMKEGAY from the coding sequence ATGGAGCAGAACAATTTTAATAAGCAAATCGTACTTCCAGAGAATATGGAGGCCTATCTTATTCAGAAAAGAAAATATTTTATTGTAAAAAGAGTATTCGACATTATGCTTTCAATTCTAGCTTTAATAATACTATGGCCAATATTTTTGGCTACCATTATTGCGATTAAACTTGATTCTAAAGGGAAAATTTTCTTTTTACAACAACGAACTGGTAAGAATGGGAAGGTATTTACGATTTATAAATTTAGAAGTATGCATGAAGGAGCGGAATCAAAGAAAGCGGATTTATCCGATCTGAATGAAATGGATGGCCCAGTTTTTAAAATCTCAAAAGACCCTAGAATAACAAAGGTAGGTAGATTTATTAGAAAATACAGCATTGATGAATTACCGCAGTTACTAAATATCCTTCGTGGAGATATGAGTATTGTAGGACCAAGGCCCCTTGTAACAAGTGAAACAGCTAATTTTAATGAGTATGAAAATATAAGACATCTCATTAAACCGGGGTTAAGCTGCTATTGGCAAATCGGTGGACGTAATACATTATCATTTGAAGAGTGGATGTATTTGGACCTTAAGTATATAACAGAAATGTGTTTAAAAATAGATTTAATAATTATTCTTAAGACATTTAAAGTAGTTATTATGAAAGAAGGAGCGTATTAA
- a CDS encoding YveK family protein — MKTNNSYDDREIDVKELFHVVVHKIWIVFLSGIGLAFLLFIISYFIMDRKYESTTQLYILSNQDSSSEITYTDLETSSYLIKDYMVLVTSRLVTNQVISDLGLNMKHEELLKYITVENPEETRILNIKVEYKDPVIARRIADSIRDTTTGLITSITQNEQAIRIVEANEPEAPSKPNIKFNTVLGGAIGGMIGVFIIVLYHLSDDTLKTSVDIEKYLEIKVIGSIPKEKKKTFKIRRYLLLKN, encoded by the coding sequence ATGAAAACTAACAATTCATATGATGATCGTGAGATTGATGTCAAAGAGTTATTTCATGTAGTAGTTCATAAAATATGGATTGTTTTTTTGTCAGGGATAGGTTTAGCGTTCCTTTTATTTATAATCAGCTATTTTATCATGGATAGGAAGTATGAGTCTACTACACAGTTATATATTCTAAGCAATCAAGACAGTAGCTCAGAGATTACGTATACAGACCTTGAAACAAGCTCGTATCTAATTAAGGATTATATGGTACTTGTAACCAGCAGATTAGTTACGAATCAAGTAATATCAGATCTTGGACTTAATATGAAACATGAAGAATTATTAAAGTATATTACGGTAGAAAATCCAGAAGAAACAAGAATATTGAATATTAAAGTGGAATATAAAGATCCAGTGATAGCTAGAAGAATCGCCGATTCTATTAGAGATACAACAACAGGATTAATCACATCGATTACCCAGAATGAACAGGCAATACGGATTGTAGAGGCGAATGAACCAGAAGCTCCTTCAAAACCGAATATTAAATTTAATACGGTATTAGGAGGAGCAATTGGTGGGATGATTGGTGTTTTTATTATTGTGCTCTATCACCTTTCGGATGATACTTTAAAAACCTCTGTGGATATTGAAAAATACCTTGAAATTAAAGTAATAGGTTCGATACCGAAAGAAAAGAAGAAAACGTTTAAAATAAGGAGATATCTTTTACTAAAAAATTGA
- the pssD gene encoding PssD/Cps14F family polysaccharide biosynthesis glycosyltransferase: protein MKLKICFAASTGGHFEQLLLLKPLMEKYDSFLLTEKTDFKACDIENKKTYYLKQVNRREKLYPFYILINIFKSLGIYLKERPDIIITTGVLSVIPICMFAKLFRKKIIFIESFAKITSHTLTGKFLYKFADQFYIQWKELIKFYPNAIYKGGLY from the coding sequence ATGAAATTAAAAATATGCTTTGCTGCATCCACAGGAGGTCATTTTGAACAGTTATTGTTATTAAAACCATTAATGGAGAAATACGATAGCTTCCTTCTTACTGAAAAGACGGACTTTAAGGCATGTGATATAGAGAATAAAAAGACTTATTATTTAAAGCAGGTAAATAGAAGAGAAAAATTATATCCCTTTTATATACTGATTAATATATTTAAATCCCTTGGGATTTACCTAAAAGAGAGGCCAGATATTATTATCACTACTGGAGTATTATCTGTAATCCCAATTTGCATGTTTGCAAAGTTATTTCGAAAAAAAATAATCTTTATTGAATCATTTGCAAAAATTACTTCTCATACCTTAACTGGGAAGTTTTTATATAAATTTGCAGATCAGTTTTATATTCAATGGAAAGAGTTAATAAAATTTTATCCCAATGCAATTTATAAAGGAGGCTTATATTGA
- the pssE gene encoding PssE/Cps14G family polysaccharide biosynthesis glycosyltransferase, whose amino-acid sequence MIFVTVGSQKFQFNRLLKYLDELVEKQIITDEIFAQTGFCDYKPHNYTFKDFLDRDVFIKKVSESELVITHGGTGSIMGAVKLGKKVIAVPRLHEFNEHVDDHQEQIIKQLMDEKIIMGVLKLEELENILKEINTFSVINYESNTNAIIDSIEKYILEMRKK is encoded by the coding sequence TTGATCTTTGTAACGGTTGGTTCTCAAAAGTTCCAATTTAATCGTTTGTTAAAATATCTCGATGAGTTGGTAGAAAAACAAATAATTACGGATGAAATATTTGCTCAAACTGGTTTTTGTGATTATAAGCCTCATAATTATACGTTCAAAGACTTTTTAGATCGTGATGTATTTATAAAAAAAGTTTCTGAAAGTGAACTTGTAATCACTCATGGGGGAACAGGTAGTATCATGGGAGCAGTAAAATTGGGCAAAAAGGTAATTGCGGTACCAAGGTTACATGAATTTAATGAACATGTGGATGATCATCAAGAACAAATTATAAAACAATTAATGGATGAAAAGATTATTATGGGCGTTCTAAAGCTTGAGGAACTAGAAAACATTTTAAAAGAAATAAATACATTTTCCGTTATAAACTATGAGTCAAATACCAATGCAATTATTGATAGTATAGAGAAATATATTTTAGAAATGAGAAAGAAGTGA
- a CDS encoding ATP-grasp fold amidoligase family protein — protein sequence MNQMLKKLILFPMNILYKINPLLEIKIMFFLKNGYKLNMKKPVTYNEKIQWIKFNGFTREMINCTDKYRVRKYIKECGCEELLIPLLWEGYDPNLIPFESLPNQFVIKVTHGSGFNIICQDKSKLNEAKVKKQLSKWLKEKYLPCYGEWFYGIVKPRIIIEEYLCDRSKKGPNDYKLLCFHGEPKIIQFHMDRFSEHKMKLYDLEWKELTHCRTKFSYTSELKVEKPKELELLIEYAKKLSKSFHMARVDFYIINEKIYFGEITFTDGAGFDKIIPYSFDAELGSYMKIP from the coding sequence ATGAATCAGATGTTAAAAAAATTAATACTATTTCCAATGAATATACTCTATAAAATTAATCCTTTATTGGAAATAAAAATAATGTTCTTCTTAAAAAATGGATATAAGTTAAATATGAAAAAACCTGTAACTTATAATGAAAAAATTCAGTGGATTAAGTTCAATGGTTTTACAAGAGAGATGATAAATTGTACGGATAAATATAGAGTTCGGAAATATATAAAGGAATGCGGATGCGAAGAACTCTTAATTCCATTGTTGTGGGAGGGCTATGATCCAAATTTGATTCCATTTGAGTCTCTTCCAAATCAGTTTGTTATAAAAGTTACCCATGGATCGGGCTTTAATATTATTTGTCAAGATAAAAGTAAGCTAAATGAAGCAAAGGTCAAAAAGCAATTAAGCAAGTGGTTAAAGGAAAAATATCTTCCTTGCTATGGAGAGTGGTTTTACGGAATTGTGAAGCCAAGAATAATTATTGAAGAATACCTATGTGACAGAAGTAAAAAGGGCCCAAATGATTACAAACTTTTATGCTTTCATGGAGAGCCTAAGATAATCCAATTTCATATGGATCGATTTTCAGAGCATAAAATGAAGCTTTATGATCTTGAGTGGAAAGAGTTGACTCATTGTAGGACAAAATTTTCCTATACTTCCGAGTTGAAAGTAGAAAAGCCGAAGGAACTGGAACTATTAATAGAATATGCAAAGAAATTATCAAAGTCCTTTCATATGGCTAGAGTCGATTTTTATATTATAAATGAAAAAATCTATTTTGGTGAGATTACTTTTACCGATGGAGCAGGATTTGATAAAATAATTCCTTATTCATTTGATGCTGAATTAGGGAGCTATATGAAAATCCCATAA
- a CDS encoding sugar-transfer associated ATP-grasp domain-containing protein, giving the protein MKDKLFIWVYKVFTHFYQSIMWVVYKYKTLKKCKNVKNISPEYKREIRSFWKKYCRTSTKDFRWYKTKNNLKDVRLIPDVIFHSKIEPHFNNLKTMDAFSNKCYYNLLFQGYKVPYTIAKNINGMLMDDNFKPITLSEVIRLCRREKEVIIKPSIDSGGGRNITFISMEDTDSVRELVKNLKRYKKDFVIQQVITQHEELSKLNPSSLNSVRIQSFLYKGQVYILSSFIRVGRSGSRLDNIVQGGVSIAIKENGDFFLDAYDDGGNKVKNIPSSYAFEGKKMPGFDKMIEQVKSLHPRFANFGFIGWDIAVDENADPIFIEFNLIDTCITYAQLARGPLFQNLTEDVLDEVFGKKKK; this is encoded by the coding sequence ATGAAAGATAAATTATTTATTTGGGTATATAAAGTATTCACCCATTTTTATCAAAGCATTATGTGGGTGGTTTATAAATATAAAACATTAAAAAAATGCAAAAATGTGAAGAATATAAGCCCTGAATATAAAAGAGAAATTCGTTCTTTTTGGAAAAAATATTGTCGAACAAGTACGAAAGATTTTAGGTGGTACAAGACAAAGAATAATTTAAAGGATGTCAGATTAATTCCTGATGTAATTTTTCATTCTAAAATTGAGCCTCATTTTAATAATTTAAAAACTATGGATGCATTTTCTAATAAATGCTATTATAACTTGCTTTTTCAAGGCTACAAAGTACCGTATACAATTGCAAAAAACATCAATGGAATGCTGATGGATGATAATTTTAAGCCGATTACGTTAAGTGAAGTAATTAGGTTGTGTAGGAGAGAAAAAGAAGTCATTATTAAGCCTTCGATTGATTCTGGAGGAGGACGTAATATTACTTTTATATCTATGGAGGATACGGATAGTGTAAGAGAACTAGTTAAGAATTTAAAAAGATATAAAAAGGATTTTGTTATACAGCAAGTTATTACTCAACATGAGGAATTAAGTAAATTGAATCCTTCTTCTTTAAATTCTGTGAGAATTCAGTCTTTTCTATATAAGGGTCAAGTATATATATTGTCTTCCTTTATAAGGGTGGGAAGATCAGGGAGTAGATTGGATAATATAGTGCAAGGTGGTGTATCCATAGCGATCAAGGAAAATGGTGATTTTTTTCTGGATGCTTATGATGATGGTGGTAATAAGGTCAAAAATATTCCAAGTTCTTATGCCTTTGAAGGTAAGAAAATGCCAGGATTTGATAAAATGATTGAACAAGTGAAATCATTACATCCACGTTTTGCAAATTTTGGATTTATTGGCTGGGATATTGCTGTTGATGAGAATGCAGACCCAATATTTATAGAATTTAACTTAATAGATACATGTATTACTTATGCGCAATTGGCAAGGGGGCCTTTATTTCAAAATCTTACAGAAGATGTTCTTGATGAGGTATTTGGTAAGAAAAAGAAATAA
- a CDS encoding glycosyltransferase family 1 protein — translation MIKVLIVSTIGFGLYGITNSIMNYYREMDKSDMQIDFLSPSEVPENMKEEIKNNGGTIYENITRNDNPMKYMIKLAVILSIGQYDIVHAHGNSNTLGLEMAAAKLCKVKVRIAHCHNSTCDHKVFNKVLKLLLKNSYTHAFACSKKAGKWLFGKNSYTVIHNGIPISRYIYNEEVRNDVRMKLNFENNFVVGHVGHFSYQKNHEFLINIFNELYKKDSSCRLLLIGDGDLRESLEKQVKELGLEKVVCIYGETQEITNLLQAMDVFVFPSRFEGLGIAAIEAQSVGLPCVVSSAVPREAKILKHFDFVHLNTAIEIWANKILKYRNFDRVEYIKENNQVIKNSHYNIENEACKLRKLYIEYVEK, via the coding sequence ATGATCAAGGTATTGATAGTCTCTACCATTGGATTTGGCTTATATGGAATCACCAATAGCATTATGAATTATTATAGGGAGATGGATAAGTCAGATATGCAAATCGATTTTCTATCCCCAAGTGAAGTTCCTGAAAATATGAAAGAAGAGATAAAAAATAACGGGGGAACCATTTACGAAAATATTACACGAAACGATAATCCAATGAAATACATGATAAAGTTGGCGGTTATTTTAAGTATAGGACAGTATGATATTGTGCATGCCCATGGAAATAGCAATACCTTAGGACTTGAAATGGCAGCAGCAAAGTTATGTAAGGTAAAGGTAAGAATTGCACATTGCCATAATAGTACTTGTGATCATAAAGTGTTTAACAAAGTTTTAAAACTCCTATTAAAAAACAGCTACACTCATGCATTTGCCTGCAGTAAAAAAGCAGGCAAATGGCTGTTTGGAAAGAATTCATATACAGTCATTCATAATGGAATACCGATTTCTAGATATATTTATAATGAAGAAGTAAGAAATGATGTAAGAATGAAGCTAAATTTTGAAAATAACTTTGTAGTAGGTCATGTTGGACATTTTTCTTATCAAAAAAATCATGAGTTTCTTATAAACATATTTAACGAACTATATAAAAAAGACAGTTCATGTAGGCTTTTGTTAATCGGAGATGGCGATTTACGAGAGAGTTTAGAGAAACAGGTAAAAGAGTTAGGACTTGAAAAAGTAGTATGTATCTATGGGGAAACCCAGGAAATAACTAACTTGTTACAGGCAATGGATGTTTTTGTGTTTCCATCACGCTTTGAAGGTTTAGGGATTGCAGCAATAGAAGCACAATCGGTGGGACTTCCTTGTGTAGTGTCCTCTGCTGTACCTCGTGAGGCAAAGATTTTAAAACATTTTGATTTTGTTCATCTAAATACGGCTATAGAGATTTGGGCAAACAAGATATTAAAGTATCGTAATTTTGACCGAGTAGAATATATAAAAGAAAATAACCAAGTCATTAAAAATTCGCATTATAATATTGAGAATGAAGCATGTAAATTAAGAAAATTATATATTGAGTATGTGGAAAAATAG